Proteins encoded in a region of the Flammeovirga yaeyamensis genome:
- a CDS encoding PhoX family protein, with translation MKKLLFSIFISLAFFMSCTSNEETQDPQDTDAANYEVVSYQLADDGMSVLVQFASGKTSVINFNESVNGNDGTGIQNITFDPVTGQLTITLTDGTQMVFDIAEEVSAVKLMNHSMTPHLLKRHSGFEHLEIFSLLSSEDALEESPDFLYGSMADGAGLLKNDDGTFTLINNIEAHYSVARISFDETFKPIKGEIILDATATANTAQCSGTLVTPEEHGFGPIYLSGGEWGGSSTNVFATDPFRAASEKSVGRTLDAMGQWTVENAVPLGKNAYPEKTVVLIGDDSHGDAGGALAMYVSETVGDLDGGKLYALKLGDGSMIDNELAASDAPVAVSFVELEERTYDALNTECIAKGVMAFNRVEDIDYRKGDASANREVYFTATGRSQYNDTRTKYGRIYKLVLDENDPLSGTLEVILDGDNLEGKAHRLHSPDNILATENFLYIQEDPNGYDDVASKQHDAYLHQYNLKTGVLKVVLESDHRGSTGLDNGYASMDDRWGRWELTGMIDVSEQLGMDGTFLLIQQAHSWKSDDFLDKSNPANTINEGSILTVVKGLER, from the coding sequence ATGAAAAAGCTTCTATTTTCAATCTTTATCTCATTAGCCTTCTTTATGTCTTGTACTTCTAACGAAGAAACACAAGATCCACAAGACACAGATGCTGCTAACTATGAGGTAGTAAGTTATCAATTGGCAGACGATGGTATGTCTGTGTTAGTTCAATTCGCAAGCGGAAAAACTTCTGTTATCAATTTTAATGAGTCGGTAAACGGAAATGATGGTACTGGAATTCAAAATATCACATTTGATCCAGTGACAGGTCAGTTGACGATCACGTTAACCGATGGTACGCAAATGGTTTTTGATATTGCTGAGGAGGTATCAGCAGTGAAATTGATGAACCATTCTATGACTCCTCACTTATTGAAGAGACATTCTGGTTTTGAGCATTTAGAGATTTTTTCTCTATTATCATCAGAGGATGCTTTGGAAGAGTCGCCAGACTTCCTTTATGGTTCAATGGCGGATGGTGCTGGTCTATTAAAGAACGATGACGGTACTTTCACTTTAATCAACAACATCGAGGCACACTATTCTGTTGCAAGAATTTCTTTTGATGAAACTTTCAAGCCTATAAAAGGGGAGATCATCTTGGATGCTACTGCAACAGCAAATACGGCACAATGTTCTGGTACTCTTGTGACTCCGGAAGAGCATGGTTTTGGTCCAATCTACCTTTCTGGTGGAGAATGGGGTGGTTCTTCTACGAACGTTTTTGCAACAGATCCTTTCAGAGCTGCTTCAGAAAAATCTGTGGGTAGAACTTTAGATGCTATGGGGCAATGGACTGTAGAAAATGCAGTTCCTCTTGGAAAAAATGCTTACCCTGAGAAAACAGTTGTTCTTATCGGTGATGATAGCCACGGCGATGCAGGTGGAGCATTAGCAATGTATGTTTCTGAAACTGTTGGCGACCTAGACGGTGGTAAATTGTATGCCTTAAAGTTAGGCGACGGTTCTATGATTGATAACGAATTGGCTGCATCTGATGCTCCTGTTGCAGTTTCTTTCGTTGAGTTAGAAGAAAGAACATATGATGCCTTAAATACAGAATGTATTGCTAAAGGTGTGATGGCTTTCAATAGAGTGGAAGATATCGATTACAGAAAAGGTGATGCTTCTGCTAACAGAGAAGTATATTTTACAGCTACCGGTAGAAGTCAATACAACGATACAAGAACTAAATATGGTAGAATCTACAAATTAGTACTTGATGAAAACGATCCATTATCAGGTACTCTAGAAGTAATTCTTGATGGCGACAATTTAGAGGGTAAAGCTCATCGTTTACACAGTCCTGATAACATCTTGGCGACAGAAAACTTCTTATATATCCAAGAAGATCCAAACGGTTACGACGATGTTGCTTCTAAACAACACGATGCTTACTTACATCAGTACAACTTAAAAACAGGTGTATTGAAAGTTGTTCTTGAGTCAGATCACAGAGGTTCTACTGGTCTTGACAATGGTTACGCTAGCATGGACGACCGTTGGGGAAGATGGGAATTGACAGGTATGATCGATGTTTCTGAGCAATTGGGAATGGACGGTACTTTCTTGTTAATCCAACAAGCACACTCATGGAAATCAGATGATTTCTTGGATAAATCAAACCCAGCGAACACTATTAACGAAGGTAGTATTCTAACAGTCGTAAAAGGACTTGAAAGATAA
- a CDS encoding cytochrome-c peroxidase has product MKKLLLLLIGCILMLSCESKKQDLKSNIEDYYYSNLKDCRSSIEKMSTLSQKDSLIMSFDEGRKSLKKIESIMCFYSFRTYKMLNSPNLPEVEEFDNADKVLDATGFQVIEEMLFTDEIDVVGIHQQCNQMLMTIDLELGNHKITVLKPYHLLWSIRDELIRITSLGISGFDSPVYLNSLEENVYALQGIQDLLDQNDYLFQDQKILERWDEELENAKQTLKQGPNFDRFDRYHFIKDHIHHLMGLWVTTSKDWKVEFPFDQKVNYEALSLFHPQTFNTNSFMSRNSVEFNDEVVELGQQLFHDASLSGNNKMSCASCHDPKMAFTDGRKLSITNKGKDNKRNAPTLMYAGLQASQFYDARQSNLETQIQAVVDNKDEFDHHMEGVVEAVQKNEAYVKELQKYYKEVDSYAVRNSLAMFVHSLSPFQSKFDKAISNIGEDLAEEEVEGFNLFMGKAKCGTCHFAPIFNGTVPPHFTHSELEVLGVPKTVAWEHAEIDQDKGRYDISKAKEKMFAFKTPTVRNINVTAPYMHNGVFNTLDEVIQFYNMGGGHGIGITLENQTLPTDSLHLTISEVENLKLFLGALSDPI; this is encoded by the coding sequence ATGAAAAAACTTCTGCTTTTACTTATTGGATGTATTCTGATGTTGTCTTGTGAATCAAAAAAGCAAGACCTAAAATCAAATATTGAGGACTATTACTATTCTAATTTAAAGGATTGTCGATCGTCTATAGAAAAGATGTCGACCCTTTCTCAAAAAGACAGTTTGATCATGTCTTTTGATGAAGGACGTAAATCTTTGAAGAAGATCGAAAGCATCATGTGTTTCTATTCTTTCAGAACTTACAAGATGCTAAACTCGCCCAATTTGCCAGAAGTAGAAGAATTTGATAATGCAGATAAAGTCTTAGATGCCACAGGTTTCCAAGTCATCGAAGAAATGCTCTTTACCGACGAAATTGATGTAGTTGGTATCCATCAACAATGCAATCAGATGTTGATGACGATCGATTTGGAATTAGGAAACCATAAAATAACAGTACTAAAACCTTATCATCTATTATGGTCTATTAGAGACGAATTAATAAGAATTACCTCTTTAGGTATTAGTGGATTTGATTCTCCAGTTTACTTAAATAGCTTGGAGGAGAACGTTTATGCCCTCCAAGGTATTCAAGATCTATTAGATCAAAACGATTATCTGTTCCAAGATCAAAAAATCTTAGAACGTTGGGATGAAGAATTAGAGAACGCAAAACAAACATTAAAGCAAGGACCTAACTTCGATCGATTCGATCGCTATCACTTCATCAAAGATCATATTCATCACCTCATGGGGTTGTGGGTAACGACCTCAAAAGATTGGAAAGTAGAATTTCCATTCGATCAGAAAGTAAACTACGAAGCATTATCACTATTTCATCCTCAAACATTCAATACGAATAGCTTTATGTCTAGAAACAGTGTTGAATTTAATGATGAAGTAGTAGAATTGGGACAACAGCTTTTTCATGATGCGTCCCTTTCTGGAAATAACAAAATGAGTTGTGCCTCTTGTCATGATCCGAAAATGGCCTTTACCGATGGTAGAAAACTATCCATTACCAATAAAGGAAAAGACAACAAAAGAAATGCACCCACATTAATGTACGCAGGGTTACAAGCCTCACAATTTTATGATGCACGACAATCGAATTTAGAAACTCAGATTCAGGCTGTGGTAGATAATAAAGACGAGTTCGATCATCATATGGAAGGGGTCGTAGAAGCCGTTCAAAAGAACGAAGCTTACGTGAAGGAACTTCAGAAATACTATAAAGAAGTCGATAGCTATGCTGTAAGAAACTCATTAGCTATGTTCGTACATAGTTTATCGCCTTTCCAATCCAAGTTCGATAAAGCCATATCCAACATAGGAGAAGATTTAGCCGAAGAGGAAGTAGAGGGCTTCAACCTATTTATGGGTAAAGCTAAATGCGGTACTTGTCACTTTGCCCCAATATTTAACGGAACAGTCCCTCCACATTTCACCCATAGCGAGCTAGAAGTATTGGGTGTGCCCAAAACAGTAGCTTGGGAACACGCAGAAATCGACCAAGATAAAGGCAGGTACGACATTTCGAAAGCAAAAGAAAAAATGTTCGCCTTCAAAACACCAACCGTAAGAAACATCAATGTAACCGCTCCATATATGCACAATGGCGTCTTCAACACCTTGGACGAAGTTATTCAATTTTACAACATGGGAGGAGGTCATGGTATTGGCATCACTCTCGAAAACCAAACCCTACCGACAGATTCGTTGCATCTTACTATTAGTGAGGTGGAGAATCTTAAGTTGTTCTTGGGGGCACTTAGTGATCCTATTTAG